The following proteins are encoded in a genomic region of Candidatus Diapherotrites archaeon:
- a CDS encoding pantoate--beta-alanine ligase yields the protein MQVVKSAQEMRAAAARLNEPGKSVGFVPTMGALHEGHLSLVRKCRQENDFCVVSIFVNPMQFNDKSDLKNYPRDLQRDLGLLEKEKVDFVFAPTEKEIYPHGTNADVKPPAVAETLEGKFRPGHFAGVCAVVKRLFEIVSPGKAYFGHKDYQQFLVVKEMVRAHSLPVTVVVCPTVREKDGLALSSRNARLDARERKAATVLFRALNAGKEKILAGEKSPAEVEGFAKGFFGKEPLAKPEYFAVRDAKDLSELKEIRGGAVLLCACRIGKTRLIDNLAVSVPA from the coding sequence ATGCAGGTCGTAAAATCCGCGCAGGAAATGCGTGCGGCTGCCGCCCGTCTGAATGAGCCGGGAAAAAGCGTCGGCTTCGTTCCCACAATGGGCGCCTTGCACGAAGGCCATTTGTCATTGGTGCGCAAATGCCGGCAGGAAAACGATTTTTGCGTAGTGTCGATTTTTGTGAATCCGATGCAGTTCAACGACAAGAGCGATCTGAAAAATTATCCGCGCGATTTGCAAAGAGACCTCGGCCTGCTGGAAAAGGAAAAAGTTGATTTTGTTTTCGCGCCAACCGAAAAGGAAATCTATCCGCACGGCACCAATGCCGATGTAAAGCCGCCCGCCGTTGCGGAAACGCTTGAGGGAAAATTCCGGCCGGGGCATTTTGCGGGCGTGTGCGCGGTCGTCAAAAGGCTTTTCGAAATTGTTTCTCCGGGCAAGGCGTACTTCGGCCATAAGGATTATCAGCAGTTTTTGGTTGTCAAAGAAATGGTCCGCGCGCATAGCCTGCCTGTCACGGTTGTCGTGTGCCCGACAGTGCGCGAAAAAGACGGTTTGGCACTTTCGAGCAGGAACGCGCGCCTGGATGCGCGGGAGAGGAAAGCGGCAACTGTTTTGTTCCGCGCGCTCAACGCTGGAAAGGAAAAAATTCTGGCGGGCGAAAAAAGCCCCGCAGAGGTTGAAGGTTTTGCAAAAGGCTTTTTTGGGAAAGAGCCGCTGGCAAAGCCCGAGTATTTCGCCGTGCGCGATGCCAAGGATTTGTCGGAGCTGAAGGAAATCCGAGGCGGGGCTGTTTTGCTTTGCGCGTGCCGCATCGGAAAGACAAGGCTCATAGACAACCTTGCCGTTTCCGTTCCCGCATGA
- a CDS encoding leucyl aminopeptidase, whose amino-acid sequence MVEVRVKSGDFEKAETELLAIFVSEEKLKELKKSGNGFFSRFKAALPKKGFEGKDGQAFLIPNAPLPKIKNVFLLGLGKRKELSLEKLRKASAIVARACRSLGIEHPSVAFPLEGFGEGKGKELQAITEGAILGHYSFDKYLLEDAKERSNVKTFTVILKSGDIAAAQRAVKETAIVCSNVCLVRDMVNESPWQKNTETFSRQIKALAKRARVSCRELTAQQLAKQGFNLILAVGKGAEFPPRMLILEYNGNKSKKDKIALVGKGVTFDTGGLDIKTRDMKDMKLDMAGAATMFAAVKSLAELKAKVNVVAVLPIVENAVGAKSYKPGSIIKSYSGKTVEVADTDAEGRLILADALAFTSEKIKPKLIVDAATLTGSCIGTFDDFVAGMVSNNDKFAEKMFETGQEIFERVWRMPLYDEYKEQTKSDVADVRNLGKSMFADMIVSSGFLSKFVGETPWVHLDIAGTAWNEKAPKQYSWVGATGFGVRLLVQFVQENA is encoded by the coding sequence ATGGTCGAGGTTCGCGTCAAGTCCGGGGATTTTGAAAAAGCGGAAACTGAACTGCTTGCAATTTTTGTTTCAGAGGAAAAGCTGAAGGAACTCAAAAAATCCGGCAACGGCTTTTTTTCAAGGTTCAAGGCGGCGCTTCCGAAAAAGGGCTTTGAAGGAAAGGACGGCCAGGCCTTTCTCATTCCGAATGCACCGCTTCCTAAAATAAAAAACGTTTTTTTGCTCGGCCTCGGCAAGAGGAAGGAGCTGTCGCTTGAAAAGCTGCGCAAGGCTTCGGCAATCGTTGCAAGGGCATGCAGAAGCCTCGGCATAGAGCATCCGTCCGTTGCGTTCCCGCTTGAGGGCTTCGGCGAGGGAAAGGGAAAGGAACTGCAGGCAATCACTGAAGGCGCCATTCTCGGCCATTACAGTTTCGACAAATATCTGCTTGAGGATGCGAAGGAGCGCTCCAACGTGAAAACCTTTACCGTCATCCTGAAGTCCGGGGACATTGCCGCCGCGCAAAGGGCGGTGAAGGAAACCGCGATAGTGTGCAGCAACGTCTGCCTTGTGCGCGACATGGTCAACGAGAGCCCCTGGCAGAAGAACACCGAAACGTTTTCAAGGCAGATAAAGGCTTTGGCGAAAAGGGCGAGGGTTTCATGCAGGGAACTCACGGCGCAACAGCTTGCAAAGCAGGGCTTCAACCTCATTCTTGCAGTGGGCAAGGGCGCGGAATTCCCGCCAAGAATGCTCATATTGGAATACAACGGCAACAAGTCAAAAAAGGACAAAATTGCTCTGGTCGGCAAAGGGGTAACATTCGACACAGGCGGCTTGGACATAAAGACAAGGGACATGAAGGACATGAAGCTTGACATGGCCGGCGCGGCAACAATGTTTGCGGCGGTGAAATCCCTGGCTGAGCTGAAGGCGAAAGTGAACGTCGTCGCGGTTTTGCCGATAGTCGAAAACGCGGTCGGCGCGAAATCCTACAAGCCGGGCAGCATAATCAAGTCTTATTCCGGCAAAACCGTCGAAGTGGCTGACACTGACGCCGAGGGAAGGCTTATTCTCGCGGACGCGCTTGCGTTCACGTCGGAAAAAATCAAGCCCAAGCTCATTGTTGACGCGGCAACCCTCACGGGAAGCTGCATCGGCACTTTCGACGATTTTGTCGCGGGCATGGTTTCGAACAACGACAAGTTCGCGGAAAAAATGTTTGAAACCGGCCAGGAGATTTTCGAGCGCGTCTGGAGAATGCCGTTGTATGACGAATACAAGGAGCAGACGAAAAGCGACGTTGCGGATGTAAGAAATCTGGGCAAAAGCATGTTTGCGGACATGATCGTCTCATCGGGCTTCCTTTCAAAATTCGTCGGCGAAACGCCGTGGGTGCATTTGGACATTGCGGGAACTGCGTGGAACGAAAAGGCGCCGAAACAATACTCCTGGGTCGGGGCGACGGGATTCGGCGTGAGGCTCCTGGTGCAGTTCGTGCAGGAAAATGCGTAA
- a CDS encoding DUF192 domain-containing protein: protein MKSGVFAFFMLMLALSACVAPAQNKSTAAGACLENGKCIDIRIADSAQEREQGLMFEKSLPESGGMLFVFENEGPHAFWMKNTLIPLDIIWLDTEGKIVFMRENALPCREEPCETFFPDANARFVLETNSGFAEKNGLEKGRKISISIG, encoded by the coding sequence ATGAAATCAGGCGTTTTCGCGTTTTTTATGCTGATGCTGGCACTTTCGGCATGCGTTGCGCCCGCCCAAAACAAATCAACAGCCGCAGGCGCCTGCCTTGAAAACGGGAAATGCATTGACATCAGGATTGCGGATTCCGCTCAGGAACGGGAGCAGGGCTTGATGTTCGAAAAAAGCCTGCCGGAAAGCGGAGGCATGCTGTTCGTTTTCGAAAACGAAGGCCCGCACGCTTTCTGGATGAAAAACACGCTGATTCCCCTTGACATCATCTGGCTTGACACAGAAGGCAAAATAGTTTTCATGAGAGAAAACGCTTTGCCGTGCAGGGAAGAGCCATGTGAAACATTTTTCCCGGACGCAAACGCCAGGTTCGTTCTGGAAACCAATTCAGGCTTTGCGGAAAAAAACGGCCTGGAAAAAGGGCGGAAAATTTCAATCAGCATTGGCTGA